In Methanosarcina siciliae T4/M, one genomic interval encodes:
- a CDS encoding TasA family protein, with protein MGGKIVNKRIILIIFVLGLAVNLASVGTWAAFQDTETNTGNTFSSGTLDMKSNDSSTYSGSLTAT; from the coding sequence ATGGGAGGAAAAATAGTTAATAAAAGAATAATTTTGATTATATTCGTACTCGGCTTAGCCGTAAATCTGGCAAGTGTCGGAACATGGGCAGCTTTTCAGGATACTGAAACAAATACTGGAAATACATTCTCATCCGGAACCCTGGATATGAAATCTAACGACAGCTCAACTTACAGCGGTAGTTTAACGGCTACCTGA
- a CDS encoding 4'-phosphopantetheinyl transferase family protein: MNKYIGVHYGFTGLLCSFPDQFEIAENLIVFITANCSNYSKYAVSCMYKKNSIILSSVPLKNLPNLWAQNDVLIFLIDLGDYDTLSMECLNNSERENLEKLKTEYFKKRYIVSRMVLKHILCKLLNKTSVLEISTCKDKFGEVHILSHKELHICISYSENIATLAVSKVKVGIDVEIKRPLALKNTLKYLKPVSQFSDKSESDAYILIGWTLREAYCKFSNESMLSVLGKEPDFNNIFYSSYLLDNKYVFSLITDSDSHTIKISRLGKISSD; the protein is encoded by the coding sequence TTGAATAAATATATTGGAGTACACTATGGATTTACTGGTTTGTTATGCAGCTTCCCTGATCAATTCGAAATAGCTGAAAATCTCATAGTTTTTATAACAGCCAATTGTAGTAACTATAGTAAATATGCCGTGAGTTGCATGTACAAAAAGAATTCGATCATACTCTCCTCCGTTCCTCTGAAAAATCTCCCCAACTTATGGGCACAAAACGACGTTCTTATTTTTCTTATTGATCTGGGTGATTATGACACTCTGAGCATGGAATGTCTCAACAACAGTGAAAGGGAAAATCTTGAAAAACTTAAAACAGAATATTTTAAAAAAAGATACATTGTCTCCAGAATGGTTTTGAAACATATCTTATGCAAGCTCCTTAACAAAACTTCTGTCCTTGAGATTTCTACTTGTAAGGATAAGTTCGGAGAAGTTCATATACTCAGCCATAAGGAGTTGCATATCTGTATATCCTACTCTGAAAATATCGCAACTCTTGCGGTCTCAAAGGTCAAGGTTGGTATTGATGTCGAAATTAAAAGACCGCTGGCACTGAAAAATACTTTGAAATACCTTAAACCTGTGTCTCAGTTTTCTGACAAATCGGAAAGTGACGCCTACATTCTGATCGGGTGGACTTTGAGGGAGGCTTATTGCAAGTTTTCTAATGAGTCCATGTTATCGGTTCTCGGTAAAGAGCCGGACTTCAATAATATTTTTTATTCAAGTTATTTACTGGACAATAAATACGTATTTTCCCTCATTACTGATTCGGATTCACATACTATTAAGATTAGCCGCCTTGGGAAAATCAGTTCTGATTGA
- a CDS encoding TasA family protein: MKMIPSVLLIFFVLLLVSAGTWAAYTDVETSSGNTFTAGTLDLYMTDNGPIIDYEWTLTNMIPGMSKSGQLNLYNNGTVADHVEITFSTICRDPGADAGNNEESDTLAGANGMDSYLKVDSMSYSVYGSGNPGTLVDNGISSVSSITDSNGNGFIDLADLNGLTLDNLAPPRPNQQDPIDFNMKVTFDMSAPNDYQGDECILTMQFDLNQDPSQ; the protein is encoded by the coding sequence ATGAAAATGATACCTTCGGTTCTGTTAATCTTTTTTGTACTCCTTCTGGTTTCTGCAGGTACATGGGCCGCTTACACTGATGTTGAGACGTCTTCAGGAAACACGTTTACTGCAGGAACACTGGATCTGTACATGACAGATAACGGTCCTATTATTGACTATGAGTGGACACTCACAAACATGATTCCGGGCATGAGTAAATCCGGTCAGCTAAATTTATACAACAATGGAACCGTTGCGGATCACGTAGAGATAACATTCTCAACTATTTGTAGAGATCCTGGGGCTGATGCGGGGAATAACGAAGAAAGCGATACACTTGCTGGTGCCAACGGAATGGATAGTTACCTGAAAGTGGACTCAATGTCATACAGTGTATATGGATCAGGAAATCCTGGGACTCTAGTTGACAATGGGATTTCAAGTGTTTCATCGATTACAGACTCAAATGGAAATGGTTTCATTGATCTCGCGGATCTTAACGGCTTAACACTTGATAATCTAGCACCACCTAGACCTAACCAGCAGGATCCAATAGATTTTAACATGAAGGTAACTTTCGATATGAGTGCTCCAAACGACTACCAGGGAGACGAATGTATATTGACAATGCAATTCGACCTGAACCAGGATCCAAGTCAGTAA
- a CDS encoding signal peptidase I, which translates to MENMKEKETLQVLIILLIAVILVNALIPFFTGSKMPLIVLSGSMTPMMMPGDMIIEESVDPDELQIGDVIVFHPPDSDKTDALVTHRIISLEEGEERTFQTKGDANNAEDDFKVPASNVVGKLIFVIPFAGYLPEISKHKNIFLFTVILPAGLIILDEIRNMLLYSNPVKARKVEKERKKIARRTSYSVKGKRLATFVLISGLIFAGIVVNNLGENGSLVLGKENTIKNPGTLSRVYVITPDDYGKRTDINFWYGVITSSNETQVYETQAIAPEGVITPSTWNQMNETKVIAPENTPATISTVPYILPVFWIISLAEINPYLPAAVEIGFYTFLSTLLLFPLWHRKSVIGKKKKKIKIRRLVAQWKRTLQLV; encoded by the coding sequence ATGGAAAACATGAAGGAAAAAGAGACTCTTCAGGTCTTAATTATCCTGTTGATTGCGGTTATTCTGGTCAATGCCTTAATCCCGTTCTTTACAGGCTCAAAGATGCCTCTTATAGTATTGAGCGGGAGTATGACCCCGATGATGATGCCTGGAGATATGATCATTGAGGAATCGGTTGATCCAGATGAGCTTCAGATAGGAGACGTGATAGTTTTCCACCCTCCAGATAGTGATAAAACCGATGCCCTCGTAACACATAGAATCATTTCCTTAGAAGAAGGAGAAGAACGTACCTTCCAGACAAAAGGAGATGCAAACAATGCAGAAGATGACTTTAAGGTACCTGCATCGAATGTTGTGGGAAAATTGATATTCGTCATCCCTTTTGCAGGATATCTTCCCGAGATCTCAAAACACAAGAACATTTTTCTCTTCACGGTTATACTGCCTGCAGGTCTGATCATTCTCGATGAAATCAGGAATATGCTTCTGTACAGCAATCCGGTAAAAGCTCGAAAAGTAGAAAAGGAAAGAAAAAAAATTGCCAGGAGAACCTCTTATTCGGTTAAGGGAAAAAGGCTGGCAACATTTGTTTTAATAAGCGGGCTTATTTTTGCAGGTATAGTAGTGAACAACCTTGGGGAAAACGGGTCTTTAGTCCTTGGAAAGGAAAACACAATAAAGAATCCTGGGACTCTTTCCCGTGTATATGTTATAACACCTGATGACTACGGGAAAAGAACTGATATAAATTTCTGGTATGGAGTAATTACCTCGTCTAATGAGACTCAGGTTTATGAGACTCAGGCTATTGCTCCCGAAGGAGTGATTACCCCGTCTACCTGGAATCAGATGAATGAAACTAAGGTTATTGCCCCTGAAAATACGCCTGCAACGATCAGTACGGTCCCCTATATTCTTCCGGTCTTCTGGATAATTTCACTTGCGGAAATAAACCCTTATCTCCCTGCTGCTGTAGAGATCGGGTTTTATACATTCCTTTCCACATTGCTTTTGTTCCCTCTGTGGCACAGGAAATCAGTTATTGGAAAAAAGAAAAAGAAGATAAAAATCCGCCGTCTGGTTGCACAGTGGAAAAGGACTCTCCAGCTGGTCTGA
- a CDS encoding PKD domain-containing protein, giving the protein MRAFNKIFLLGLVSFSLIFSCNTFPYFAGTSASFSDTKHMSAAIIANVWENESSLVGSSEFNPLEGGGFQLNTSGAIGKQTSITTYTNYVGEKSSNNVSSADNLTDNYSSIGNQTFTLTNITNITNRTNYANVTNITNRTNFTNVTNITDSTNITGSTNITGLSNLTDSTNLTKNSKVNRTVSLEEASNNTGSPDPGTGSGSGGRSGSSDKDKEVEKALPEAGFISNVTSGNIPLTVQFTDTSANAKGWNWDFGDGNSSSGQNPVHTYSVAGSYIVTLTAANANGQSIKTGQISVSENPVDSSGNESSMDNNN; this is encoded by the coding sequence ATGAGAGCATTCAATAAAATATTTCTGCTGGGATTGGTGTCGTTCTCTCTTATCTTCTCATGTAATACTTTCCCTTATTTTGCAGGTACATCTGCTTCTTTCAGCGATACGAAACACATGAGTGCTGCGATCATCGCAAACGTCTGGGAAAACGAATCCAGCCTTGTAGGGTCCTCCGAATTCAACCCTCTGGAAGGAGGGGGATTCCAGCTAAACACTTCAGGCGCAATAGGGAAGCAGACTTCAATAACCACTTACACAAATTATGTAGGTGAAAAATCATCAAATAACGTAAGTTCAGCAGACAATCTAACGGATAATTACTCTTCAATAGGAAACCAGACCTTTACCCTTACCAATATCACTAACATTACCAATAGAACTAATTATGCCAATGTCACTAACATTACCAATAGAACTAATTTTACCAATGTCACTAACATTACAGATTCGACTAATATTACAGGTTCTACTAATATTACTGGTCTTTCCAACCTTACAGATTCTACCAACCTGACCAAGAACTCTAAAGTGAACAGGACTGTTTCTCTGGAAGAAGCCAGTAACAACACAGGCAGCCCGGATCCGGGAACTGGATCAGGTTCCGGAGGCAGGTCCGGAAGTTCAGATAAAGACAAGGAAGTCGAGAAAGCCCTCCCTGAAGCAGGCTTCATCAGTAACGTCACATCCGGGAACATACCCCTGACGGTCCAGTTTACCGACACTTCTGCAAATGCAAAAGGATGGAACTGGGACTTTGGAGATGGAAACAGTTCTTCCGGGCAGAACCCGGTACACACTTACTCTGTAGCAGGAAGTTACATCGTTACCCTGACTGCAGCCAATGCAAATGGTCAGAGTATAAAAACAGGCCAGATTTCTGTGAGTGAAAACCCCGTAGATAGCTCAGGAAATGAAAGCTCTATGGATAATAATAATTAA
- a CDS encoding class I adenylate-forming enzyme family protein, which translates to MRIDAYIAEHARNTPHQTALEEEKKSISYSCLDEDISTIASFLTDFEHCGFAILAESGIQYIKMLMAVYRSGNIAIPLPIELPGLSLERILDASRINNIIATKKQYLRFGAEFFERFGTVIVVSDDTAVELLSKRVVCERNNPELRLVLYTSGTTGTPKGVMLSDKNLVANARSIIEVLNISSKDKGALVISPHHAFGNSIINSHLMAGGVVHTGTMNFIDPVFNLIESGVSIFYGVPSTYRILLRFPERFKKAFANVRIAASAGGAMERVIVWSIRELSPGTQILPMYGQTEATARLAYLPTEDVDEFIDTIGKAIPGVTLDIFDPENRSVGPGITGELVARGDNILLGYLNDEAATEKKIIDGWMHTGDLAQKLPNEYIKLLGRKDDLIKIGDNRVNPREIEKEIELNNEVSGVFVVPVFHELMGNAISLMIIPNQETDVDKILAFCRKNLPGYLYPREILFIDHLPLSENGKISNRSIIEEYQHVKASM; encoded by the coding sequence ATGAGAATTGATGCTTATATCGCTGAACATGCTAGAAACACTCCTCACCAGACCGCACTAGAAGAGGAGAAAAAATCCATTTCTTACAGCTGCCTTGATGAGGATATAAGCACAATTGCCTCATTTCTGACCGACTTTGAGCATTGCGGATTTGCAATACTCGCTGAGTCGGGCATACAGTACATAAAGATGCTTATGGCAGTATATCGGTCCGGCAACATTGCAATTCCTCTGCCAATCGAATTGCCAGGGTTAAGCCTTGAACGAATTCTTGACGCTTCACGCATCAATAACATAATTGCAACGAAAAAACAATACTTAAGGTTCGGAGCCGAATTTTTTGAGCGTTTTGGAACCGTGATCGTTGTTTCGGATGATACTGCAGTGGAGCTCCTCAGCAAAAGAGTGGTATGTGAAAGAAATAATCCCGAACTGAGGTTGGTGCTTTATACTTCAGGTACAACAGGCACTCCCAAGGGGGTTATGTTGAGCGACAAAAACCTGGTAGCAAACGCCAGGTCGATAATCGAGGTCCTGAACATAAGCTCAAAAGATAAAGGAGCACTGGTAATCTCTCCACATCATGCTTTCGGGAACTCGATAATCAATTCTCACCTGATGGCCGGAGGGGTGGTCCATACAGGAACAATGAATTTCATAGACCCGGTTTTTAATCTTATCGAATCCGGAGTATCTATCTTCTATGGAGTGCCCAGCACATATCGTATTCTTCTCAGATTCCCGGAGAGGTTCAAAAAAGCCTTTGCAAATGTCAGGATTGCTGCATCAGCCGGCGGAGCCATGGAAAGGGTTATCGTATGGAGTATCAGGGAGTTAAGTCCGGGTACGCAAATTCTGCCAATGTACGGCCAGACAGAAGCTACAGCAAGGCTTGCTTACCTGCCGACAGAGGACGTGGATGAATTTATCGATACGATAGGAAAGGCGATTCCAGGGGTTACCCTCGATATCTTTGACCCTGAAAACAGGTCTGTAGGACCTGGTATCACAGGCGAGCTTGTTGCCAGAGGGGACAATATCCTGCTTGGTTACCTCAATGATGAGGCAGCAACTGAAAAAAAGATCATCGATGGGTGGATGCATACGGGAGACCTGGCGCAGAAACTTCCAAATGAATACATAAAGCTGCTTGGTCGCAAGGATGACCTCATCAAAATAGGTGACAATCGGGTTAATCCGAGGGAAATTGAGAAAGAAATCGAGCTGAACAATGAGGTTTCCGGTGTTTTTGTTGTACCCGTATTCCATGAGCTTATGGGTAATGCAATCAGCCTCATGATCATACCAAATCAGGAAACCGACGTCGATAAAATTCTTGCTTTTTGCAGGAAGAACCTGCCAGGCTACCTGTATCCCAGAGAGATCCTCTTCATTGACCATCTTCCGCTGAGCGAGAACGGGAAAATCTCCAACAGGTCCATTATAGAGGAGTATCAGCATGTCAAAGCTAGTATGTAA
- the nadE gene encoding NAD(+) synthase produces the protein MQITESSVTRTMESNAGQLTKNDAEKLADNGNVQILEELNKGIDKLAASLRGFIREHVTAFKKKGVVLGVSGGVDSAVTLTLCVQEFGKEKVYGLLLPEKESAPSSKTLGAEICESLGVSYEEVPISPILEALNIYEKKDQVLKRACPEYDPEIHKTSLILPDFLDQELLNVPYIRLIKDGETVAKHRLKANDYLELIGLQGVKQRSRMLVQYMYAEKMNYVVCGTTNKTEVVLGQYVKYGDGGVDLEPLADCYKTQVYALAKHLGVNESIIKRPPSADTWGHYTTDEEFYWRMPRHIIDQLLYAQERNLSLEVTEKNTGLSGDTIEKAWRHIFRVKDTTEYIRAVPPVFYLDK, from the coding sequence ATGCAGATAACTGAAAGTAGTGTAACCCGGACTATGGAGAGTAATGCAGGGCAGTTAACTAAAAACGACGCCGAGAAGTTAGCGGACAATGGCAACGTTCAAATTCTTGAGGAACTGAACAAAGGTATTGATAAGCTTGCTGCAAGCCTCAGGGGCTTTATAAGAGAGCATGTCACGGCTTTCAAGAAAAAAGGAGTGGTTCTGGGGGTTTCAGGGGGTGTTGACTCCGCAGTAACCCTTACGCTTTGCGTACAGGAGTTCGGCAAGGAAAAAGTATACGGTCTTCTCCTCCCGGAAAAAGAATCTGCTCCTTCAAGCAAAACCCTGGGAGCAGAAATCTGCGAAAGCCTTGGGGTTTCGTATGAGGAGGTCCCGATTTCTCCAATTCTGGAAGCCCTTAACATTTATGAGAAGAAAGACCAGGTTTTAAAGAGGGCCTGCCCGGAATATGATCCCGAAATACACAAAACCTCACTGATTCTGCCTGATTTCCTTGACCAGGAGCTTTTGAATGTTCCTTATATCCGGCTGATAAAAGATGGGGAAACGGTTGCCAAACACAGGCTGAAGGCAAACGATTATCTGGAACTGATAGGGCTGCAGGGGGTCAAACAGCGGTCAAGAATGTTGGTCCAGTATATGTATGCCGAAAAAATGAATTATGTTGTTTGCGGCACAACAAACAAGACCGAAGTTGTCCTGGGCCAGTATGTCAAATATGGGGACGGCGGCGTGGACCTCGAACCGCTTGCAGACTGCTATAAGACCCAGGTCTATGCTCTGGCAAAGCACCTCGGAGTAAATGAGTCGATCATAAAACGCCCTCCAAGTGCCGATACCTGGGGTCATTATACGACTGACGAGGAGTTTTACTGGCGGATGCCCAGGCACATTATAGACCAGCTCCTGTATGCTCAGGAACGCAACCTGTCTTTAGAGGTAACTGAAAAGAACACCGGGCTTTCTGGAGATACCATCGAAAAAGCCTGGAGGCACATCTTCCGGGTAAAAGACACCACCGAGTATATACGGGCTGTACCCCCGGTTTTCTATCTGGACAAGTAA
- a CDS encoding acyl carrier protein, translating into MERGSVLGDNDSLTQNGIMDSIGLLELIDYICETYSIEIPEEMLTPENFDSLEGITNLISRLAK; encoded by the coding sequence ATGGAACGTGGATCTGTTCTTGGAGATAATGATTCGCTCACCCAGAATGGCATCATGGACTCTATCGGTTTGCTTGAATTGATAGACTACATCTGTGAAACATACTCTATCGAAATTCCTGAAGAAATGCTGACTCCAGAGAATTTTGATTCTCTGGAGGGGATAACCAACCTGATAAGCAGACTGGCGAAGTGA
- a CDS encoding DUF362 domain-containing protein, which yields MNSRVSIVRCSDYSGVKASIQEALTLIGGLENIISPGNRVLLKPNVLAIRAPEAAVTTHPAVVAAMCELVREAGGIPVIGDGSGIAKPGSTTTSEAFRASGIEGVASVCGAELINFETSGYTEVVVSNARQFPSLYIAKAILEADVVISLPKLKTHELTLYTGAVKNFFGAVPQKIRKQAHALEDRDRFGEAVVDIYSVVKPRLAVMDGVVGMEGNGPANGTPIVSGVVLVSYDCVALDIVASELIGIDPLKVPTNKAALSRGFGTQNPDISGVPLQDSGLRFKMPEGGATAMVPSFLMRALRKQLTVKPFINTSKCAFCKACVMNCSAHAIEEVGRALKINQQKCIQCYCCRELCPKDAVEIKKSFLMKIVTRNRT from the coding sequence ATGAACTCCAGAGTTTCCATAGTACGCTGTTCCGACTATTCGGGTGTAAAAGCTTCGATTCAGGAGGCGCTCACCCTGATAGGCGGGCTTGAGAACATTATCTCTCCGGGAAATCGCGTACTTCTTAAGCCCAACGTGCTTGCTATCCGGGCCCCTGAAGCCGCTGTCACCACTCATCCTGCAGTAGTGGCTGCAATGTGTGAACTTGTCCGGGAGGCAGGTGGTATTCCTGTTATAGGGGACGGGTCCGGAATTGCGAAACCGGGGTCTACGACGACTTCGGAGGCTTTTCGTGCATCGGGAATCGAAGGGGTCGCATCCGTCTGCGGTGCAGAACTTATCAATTTCGAGACCTCAGGTTACACCGAGGTCGTTGTTTCAAATGCCAGACAGTTTCCGAGCCTGTACATCGCAAAAGCAATTCTTGAGGCTGATGTAGTAATCTCACTTCCGAAACTTAAAACCCATGAACTTACCCTCTATACCGGGGCTGTCAAAAACTTCTTTGGGGCTGTCCCTCAGAAAATTCGAAAGCAGGCTCATGCCCTGGAAGACCGTGACCGCTTTGGGGAAGCCGTAGTCGATATCTATTCGGTAGTCAAACCCCGGCTCGCAGTTATGGACGGAGTGGTCGGGATGGAGGGAAACGGCCCTGCCAATGGGACGCCCATTGTTTCAGGAGTGGTTCTGGTAAGTTACGATTGTGTAGCCCTTGACATTGTTGCTTCCGAACTGATAGGTATTGATCCGTTAAAAGTACCCACAAACAAAGCCGCGCTTTCGAGAGGGTTCGGGACACAAAATCCTGATATTTCAGGGGTGCCCCTGCAGGACTCAGGTCTCAGATTTAAAATGCCTGAAGGCGGAGCCACCGCAATGGTGCCTTCATTTCTGATGAGAGCCCTTCGGAAACAGCTTACTGTAAAGCCCTTCATCAACACCTCAAAATGTGCATTTTGCAAAGCCTGTGTTATGAACTGTTCGGCGCATGCGATTGAGGAAGTGGGCAGGGCTCTCAAAATCAACCAGCAAAAATGTATTCAATGCTACTGCTGTCGTGAACTGTGCCCGAAAGATGCAGTAGAAATAAAAAAGTCTTTCCTCATGAAAATTGTAACCCGAAACAGAACCTGA
- a CDS encoding adenine nucleotide alpha hydrolase family protein, which translates to MSKLVCNKCVLDSDIPGIEINEENGLCHFCETYVPLSSQEKEQYLSRIEELFKEYSGRGNYDVIFALSGGKDSSYTLYKLKKDYPFLRVLAIQFDNGFISDYAVVNAKKMCEITGCDYFKLTMEEEILYELFRKAAESCDAFPNFAKYRASDICNICIGVIKQKLMEEAIVQKAPFIVFAFTGGQSPNPIIKLSANFIQWSRNLFETQLQKIGVEDRDEQFLVKNEVIKNIGEVAPSFLHPLCLWDYSEDKVLETVLNLGWKAPALNDSNSTNCTLNSFACYNHLEKYGFHPYAFDIAGLVRSGEMSREEGLYKLSQELSQSLIEDVAEKLEIKLNYSINSQKEC; encoded by the coding sequence ATGTCAAAGCTAGTATGTAATAAATGTGTTCTGGACTCGGATATTCCAGGCATAGAAATCAACGAAGAAAACGGGCTCTGCCATTTCTGTGAGACCTATGTTCCTCTTTCTTCTCAGGAAAAGGAGCAGTATCTTAGCAGGATTGAAGAACTCTTTAAAGAATACAGTGGCAGGGGCAATTATGATGTGATATTTGCACTTTCAGGGGGGAAAGACTCTTCATATACACTTTACAAACTCAAAAAAGACTATCCCTTCCTGAGAGTCCTTGCTATCCAGTTTGATAACGGGTTCATCTCGGATTATGCCGTAGTAAACGCAAAGAAAATGTGCGAAATTACGGGATGCGACTATTTTAAGCTGACAATGGAAGAGGAAATCCTCTACGAACTCTTCCGAAAGGCAGCCGAATCCTGTGATGCGTTCCCTAACTTTGCCAAGTACAGGGCAAGTGACATCTGCAATATCTGCATCGGTGTCATCAAACAAAAACTGATGGAAGAAGCCATAGTCCAGAAAGCGCCTTTTATCGTCTTTGCTTTTACAGGAGGGCAGTCGCCAAATCCCATAATCAAACTGTCAGCTAATTTCATACAGTGGTCAAGGAACCTTTTTGAAACGCAGCTTCAAAAAATAGGTGTTGAAGACAGGGATGAACAGTTCCTTGTTAAAAATGAGGTAATCAAAAATATAGGTGAGGTTGCCCCCTCTTTTCTGCATCCGCTCTGTCTGTGGGACTACAGCGAGGATAAAGTGCTTGAAACCGTGTTGAATCTCGGGTGGAAAGCTCCTGCTCTCAATGACAGTAATTCGACCAACTGTACATTGAATTCCTTTGCATGTTATAACCACCTGGAAAAGTACGGCTTCCACCCGTATGCCTTTGATATAGCGGGGCTTGTCCGAAGCGGGGAAATGTCAAGGGAAGAAGGGCTGTACAAACTCAGCCAGGAACTCTCGCAGTCGCTTATAGAGGATGTAGCAGAGAAGCTTGAAATAAAGCTCAATTACAGTATAAATTCGCAAAAAGAATGCTGA
- a CDS encoding DUF2551 domain-containing protein, translated as MIKYLGRDENGIRKVVLNLFLTGDKFTTGEVYDFLDKGNFEVSYRGVSAMVGLMNTRLGILSINVTGDHNVYSLKESYKNIVGSVLENY; from the coding sequence TTGATAAAGTATCTCGGCAGGGACGAAAACGGGATACGCAAGGTTGTGCTCAATCTCTTCCTGACCGGAGACAAGTTTACCACCGGTGAAGTTTATGACTTCCTCGATAAAGGAAATTTCGAGGTAAGCTACCGGGGGGTGTCAGCCATGGTCGGGCTTATGAATACTAGGCTTGGAATCCTGAGCATAAATGTCACGGGGGATCATAATGTATATTCCCTGAAAGAGAGTTATAAAAACATAGTCGGCTCTGTTCTTGAAAATTACTGA
- a CDS encoding TasA family protein, protein MLNKRMLLSVLIIGTVAVVAGAGTWAAFSDTETSNNNTFTAGTLDLTLGQLVTGGVNLANIYPGANGTMAWDVENVGSINGTLSLAFDVYTPIEGTPSTITPAGNSTINEAIHVEVLAGTTSLYSGSLAGLETSTIPTTALATNVGPTTITINWDVPIATDNGIQGDETGFDLTFTLDQVV, encoded by the coding sequence ATGCTTAACAAGAGAATGCTTTTGAGTGTACTCATTATCGGTACTGTTGCTGTTGTGGCAGGCGCCGGGACGTGGGCAGCATTCAGTGACACTGAAACGAGCAATAACAACACCTTTACAGCCGGAACCTTGGATCTTACTTTAGGTCAGTTGGTAACTGGTGGTGTCAATCTTGCAAATATATATCCGGGAGCTAATGGTACTATGGCTTGGGATGTGGAAAATGTTGGATCTATCAATGGAACCCTGAGCTTAGCATTTGATGTTTACACTCCTATTGAAGGAACACCTTCTACAATTACGCCAGCAGGAAACTCTACTATCAATGAAGCAATTCACGTTGAGGTCCTTGCAGGTACTACTTCTCTCTACTCTGGCAGCCTTGCTGGTCTAGAAACCTCAACAATCCCTACTACTGCCCTAGCCACCAATGTAGGACCAACCACCATTACCATCAACTGGGATGTTCCAATAGCTACTGATAATGGAATTCAGGGCGATGAAACTGGTTTCGATTTAACCTTCACTCTCGACCAGGTTGTTTAA
- a CDS encoding signal peptidase I, whose protein sequence is MKVINTLAFVLIFIIIIPIIATMVPTGPVKFMTVTGSSMEPTITDSDIVIVNTVKTQPEVGDIVSFRHIFNENQSFIVTHRVVKVVDEGYVTQGDAYPRPDDFIVAPEDVVGVMFFKIPYIGALVRFAGTVEGLLVLVILPALILILQEVSEITSQMKEQK, encoded by the coding sequence ATGAAAGTGATAAATACTCTTGCTTTTGTTTTGATCTTTATTATAATCATTCCCATTATTGCTACTATGGTCCCAACCGGCCCGGTCAAATTCATGACCGTGACGGGAAGCAGTATGGAACCCACAATAACGGACAGTGATATAGTTATCGTCAACACTGTAAAGACGCAGCCTGAGGTTGGGGACATTGTGTCGTTTCGCCACATATTTAATGAGAATCAGAGCTTCATAGTCACACACAGGGTGGTCAAAGTTGTGGATGAGGGGTATGTAACGCAGGGAGACGCCTACCCCAGACCTGATGATTTTATTGTCGCTCCCGAAGATGTGGTAGGGGTTATGTTTTTCAAGATTCCGTACATCGGAGCTCTCGTTCGTTTTGCGGGAACTGTGGAAGGGCTTTTAGTACTTGTGATATTACCTGCGCTCATACTGATCCTGCAAGAAGTAAGTGAGATTACCAGCCAAATGAAGGAACAAAAATAA
- a CDS encoding DUF7344 domain-containing protein, whose protein sequence is MSEPVNNSLEIRADIQSQQVELSKSDIFGVLQNDRRRCVLEILRKQGNQSVRSLSEEIARLESGEEDPKSSVRKSIYVSLLQTHIPKMESLGVVSHDREHDTVELLPAARNFDIYMETVKKGDIPWSHFYLGLSTLAVVGSVTIYTGLFEWVTSSQWMLFVSVLFMATSVAHIHNVRKL, encoded by the coding sequence ATGAGCGAGCCAGTAAATAATTCACTGGAAATCAGGGCAGATATCCAGAGCCAGCAAGTAGAGTTATCGAAAAGCGATATTTTCGGAGTCCTCCAGAACGACAGGCGAAGATGCGTCCTGGAAATCCTCCGCAAACAAGGAAATCAAAGCGTACGTTCACTTTCGGAAGAAATAGCTCGTCTAGAATCCGGAGAAGAGGATCCAAAAAGCAGCGTCAGAAAAAGTATATATGTCTCCCTGCTCCAGACCCACATCCCAAAAATGGAAAGCCTGGGAGTCGTAAGCCACGATAGAGAACATGACACAGTGGAGCTTCTCCCTGCGGCAAGGAACTTTGACATTTACATGGAAACCGTCAAAAAGGGCGACATCCCCTGGAGTCATTTCTACCTGGGCCTGAGCACCCTCGCAGTTGTCGGCAGTGTAACAATCTACACCGGGCTCTTCGAATGGGTCACAAGCTCCCAGTGGATGCTTTTTGTAAGCGTGCTTTTCATGGCTACTTCAGTAGCCCATATACACAATGTCCGCAAACTCTGA